The Solanum lycopersicum chromosome 6, SLM_r2.1 genome has a window encoding:
- the LOC101267417 gene encoding (2Z,6Z)-farnesyl diphosphate synthase CPT6, chloroplastic isoform 2 (isoform 2 is encoded by transcript variant 2), translating to MNSLFVGRPIVKSSYNVYTLPSSICGGHFFKEEVDFLMRLFEEFFEEFMRLGVRVSLIGGKSKLPTKLQQVIELTEEVTKSNEGLHLMMALNYGGQYDMLQATKNIASKVKDGLIKLEDIDYTLFEQELTTKCAKFPKPDLLIRTGGEQRISNFLLWQLAYSELYFTNTLFPDFGEEALMDAIFSFQRRHRRFGGHTY from the exons ATGAACTCTTTGTTTGTAGGGAGGCCAATAGTTAAGAGCTCTTATAATGTATATACTCTTCCATCATCAATATGTGGTGGTCATTTCTTCAAG GAGGAGGTTGATTTCTTGATGCGACTATTCGAAGAGTTCTTTGAAGAATTTATGag GCTTGGGGTACGTGTGTCTCTTATTGGAGGTAAATCAAAACTTCCGACAAAATTACAGCAAGTGATAGAGTTAACAGAAGAGGTGACTAAAAGCAATGAAGGACTTCATCTTATGATGGCATTAAACTATGGAGGACAGTATGACATGTTACAAGCAACAAAAAACATTGCAAGTAAAGTGAAGGATGGTCTTATAAAATTAGAGGATATTGACTACACATTATTTGAACAAGAACTTACCACCAAGTGTGCTAAATTCCCAAAACCTGATTTACTCATAAGGACTGGAGGTGAACAAAGAATCAGTAACTTTTTGTTGTGGCAGCTAGCTTACTCTGAATTGTATTTCACAAATACACTCTTTCCTGACTTTGGAGAAGAAGCTCTCATGGACGCCATATTTTCCTTTCAACGAAGACATAGACGTTTTGGTGGACACACATATTGA
- the LOC101267417 gene encoding (2Z,6Z)-farnesyl diphosphate synthase CPT6, chloroplastic isoform 1 (isoform 1 is encoded by transcript variant 1): MNSLFVGRPIVKSSYNVYTLPSSICGGHFFKVSNSLSLYDDHRRTRIEIIRNSELIPKHVAIIMDGNRRWAKARGLPVQEGHKFLAPNLKNICNISSKLGIQVITAFAFSTENWNRSEEEVDFLMRLFEEFFEEFMRLGVRVSLIGGKSKLPTKLQQVIELTEEVTKSNEGLHLMMALNYGGQYDMLQATKNIASKVKDGLIKLEDIDYTLFEQELTTKCAKFPKPDLLIRTGGEQRISNFLLWQLAYSELYFTNTLFPDFGEEALMDAIFSFQRRHRRFGGHTY, translated from the exons ATGAACTCTTTGTTTGTAGGGAGGCCAATAGTTAAGAGCTCTTATAATGTATATACTCTTCCATCATCAATATGTGGTGGTCATTTCTTCAAGGTTTCAAACTCACTAAGCCTTTATGATGATCATCGTCGTACTCGTATCGAAATAATTCGTAATTCAGAGCTTATACCAAAACATGTTGCTATAATAATGGATGGGAACAGGAGATGGGCTAAGGCTAGAGGTTTACCAGTGCAAGAGGGTCACAAATTTCTTGCCCCTAATCTAAAGAAtatttgtaacatttcttccaAACTAGGAATACAAGTTATCACTGCTTTTGCTTTCTCTACGGAAAACTGGAATCGTTCCGAG GAGGAGGTTGATTTCTTGATGCGACTATTCGAAGAGTTCTTTGAAGAATTTATGag GCTTGGGGTACGTGTGTCTCTTATTGGAGGTAAATCAAAACTTCCGACAAAATTACAGCAAGTGATAGAGTTAACAGAAGAGGTGACTAAAAGCAATGAAGGACTTCATCTTATGATGGCATTAAACTATGGAGGACAGTATGACATGTTACAAGCAACAAAAAACATTGCAAGTAAAGTGAAGGATGGTCTTATAAAATTAGAGGATATTGACTACACATTATTTGAACAAGAACTTACCACCAAGTGTGCTAAATTCCCAAAACCTGATTTACTCATAAGGACTGGAGGTGAACAAAGAATCAGTAACTTTTTGTTGTGGCAGCTAGCTTACTCTGAATTGTATTTCACAAATACACTCTTTCCTGACTTTGGAGAAGAAGCTCTCATGGACGCCATATTTTCCTTTCAACGAAGACATAGACGTTTTGGTGGACACACATATTGA
- the LOC101252696 gene encoding premnaspirodiene oxygenase-like, protein MEINYSLASLLLFLSSLFIVIKQWRTKKPKKLPPGPWKLPIIGSLHHLIGRGLPHRVLRDLSQRYGPIMYLQMGQVPTVVISSPTMAKQVLKTHDLAFVNRPQLTSTSIIFYNNKDIAFSQYGDYWRQMRKICTLELLSTKMVKSYGAIREDELSSLISSIRSTMGNTINMTQIIFLFSNSIICRSAFGKICKNREEFLTILKEVLLLGAGFFVGDLFPSWRLIHNLRGEKTRMVNAHNKVDVVMEEILNEHIENKAAGKMGNGEFGDEDLVDVFLRVKENAELQFPIANENIKAVIFASFLPFFNLCTGIHLNLYKIKQTDTNVLHWKFVSYMYCDIYDSCVYLFKFIQI, encoded by the coding sequence ATGGAGATTAATTACTCCTTAGCTTCATTGCTTCTCTTCTTGTCCTCCCTTTTTATTGTAATAAAACAATGGAGAactaaaaaaccaaaaaaattaccTCCGGGTCCATGGAAACTTCCCATTATTGGAAGTCTTCATCACTTGATCGGAAGAGGACTTCCACATCGCGTTCTAAGAGATTTATCGCAAAGATATGGACCTATTATGTACTTGCAAATGGGACAAGTTCCTACGGTGGTCATATCATCACCTACTATGGCaaaacaagttttaaaaactcaTGATCTCGCCTTTGTTAATAGGCCACAACTTACATCCACAAGCATCATATTCTACAACAATAAAGATATTGCATTCAGTCAATATGGTGATTACTGGAGACAAATGCGTAAAATATGTACTTTAGAACTTCTTAGTACGAAGATGGTCAAGTCATATGGTGCAATTCGAGAGGATGAACTTTCAAGTCTCATTTCATCTATTCGTTCCACGATGGGTAATACAATCAATATgacacaaattatttttttgttttccaattCTATTATTTGTAGATCAGCGTTTGGGAAAATATGCAAAAACAGAGAAGAGTTTTTAACAATATTGAAGGAAGTATTGTTATTAGGAGCAGGATTTTTTGTGGGTGATTTGTTCCCTTCATGGAGATTGATTCACAACTTAAGAGGTGAGAAAACTAGAATGGTGAACGCGCATAACAAGGTTGATGTAGTTATGGAGGAGATCCTGAATGAGCATATCGAAAATAAAGCAGCTGGGAAGATGGGGAATGGTGAATTTGGAGACGAAGATTTGGTTGATGTTTTTCTAAGGGTGAAAGAGAACGCGGAACTTCAATTTCCAATCGCAAATGAAAACATTAAAGCTGTCATTTTTGCAagttttctccctttctttaaCTTATGCACAGGTatacacttaaacttgtataaaattaaacaaacagACACAAACGTTCTACATTGGAAATTTGTGTCGTATATGTATTGTGACATATATGACtcgtgtgtctatttgttcaagtTTATACAAATTTAG